In Cicer arietinum cultivar CDC Frontier isolate Library 1 chromosome 7, Cicar.CDCFrontier_v2.0, whole genome shotgun sequence, a single window of DNA contains:
- the LOC101493377 gene encoding MLP-like protein 43, whose amino-acid sequence MVLAGKLSTELGIKAPASKFYNLFATQLHEVQNHCERVHHTKLQQGEDWHHSDSVKHWKYVIDGKVHTCNESVEEVDEQNKKITYKLFGGDIDEHYKVFKLILQVFDKSDGSGAVKWTIEYEKINEDIYPPNGWMDYLSKCTRDLDGNLVKA is encoded by the exons ATGGTTCTAGCTGGTAAACTTAGTACTGAACTTGGGATCAAAGCACCTGCTTCCAAGTTTTACAATCTCTTTGCAACACAACTTCATGAAGTGCAAAACCATTGTGAAAGAGTTCATCACACCAAGCTACAACAAGGGGAAGACTGGCATCACTCTGATTCGGTTAAACACTGGAAGTATGTCATAg ATGGCAAAGTACACACGTGTAATGAGAGTGTTGAAGAAGTTGAcgaacaaaacaaaaaaatcactTACAAGCTATTCGGTGGAGATATTGATGAGCACTATAAGGTCTTTAAACTCATCCTCCAAGTATTTGATAAGAGTGATGGAAGTGGTGCTGTTAAATGGACTATTGAATATGAGAAGATCAATGAGGATATCTATCCTCCAAATGGCTGGATGGATTACCTTAGCAAATGCACTAGAGACTTGGATGGTAATCTTGTCAAGGCATAG